The Salinispora tropica CNB-440 genome has a window encoding:
- the thyX gene encoding FAD-dependent thymidylate synthase, translated as MVQPQVKLIAWTQFAVPDDVEWSTDADGGQALAEFAGRACYQSWKKPNPATATNAGYLAHILEVGHLSVLEHGSVSFYFTGVSRSLTHELIRHRHFSYSQLSQRYVPERDAAMVEPAVIADDPELHKRFVEAAEASVRAYTELLEGLEQRFTDEPNATLRRKRARQAARAVLPNATETRIVVTGNYRAWRHFIAMRATEHADVEIRELAVECLRQLQGVAPNVFNDFVISSLPDGSEVAASPHAEVS; from the coding sequence ATGGTGCAGCCCCAGGTCAAGCTCATTGCGTGGACCCAATTCGCGGTCCCAGACGACGTTGAGTGGTCAACTGACGCCGACGGGGGACAGGCGCTCGCGGAGTTCGCTGGGCGGGCCTGTTACCAGAGTTGGAAGAAGCCGAACCCGGCGACGGCGACCAACGCCGGCTACCTCGCCCACATTCTCGAGGTGGGCCACCTGAGCGTGCTGGAGCACGGCTCGGTGAGCTTCTACTTCACCGGGGTGTCGCGGTCGCTCACCCACGAGTTGATCCGGCACCGGCACTTCTCGTACTCGCAGCTGTCCCAGCGGTACGTGCCGGAGCGGGACGCCGCGATGGTCGAGCCGGCCGTGATCGCCGACGACCCGGAGCTGCACAAGCGGTTCGTGGAGGCCGCCGAGGCGAGCGTGCGGGCGTACACCGAATTGTTGGAGGGGCTGGAGCAGCGCTTCACCGACGAGCCCAACGCCACCCTGCGCCGTAAGCGTGCGCGGCAGGCGGCGCGGGCGGTGCTGCCGAACGCCACCGAGACCCGCATCGTGGTCACCGGTAACTACCGGGCGTGGCGGCACTTCATCGCCATGCGGGCGACCGAGCACGCCGACGTGGAGATCCGCGAGTTGGCCGTCGAGTGCCTCCGCCAGCTGCAGGGGGTGGCCCCGAACGTCTT
- a CDS encoding DUF2752 domain-containing protein: MIDVTSVDGPQSRAAAATDAPAHPDGVGGPSDGAVAPDGWPVGAVPAYPVPQPDRLTRFVLRLQERSPRWAVPLAALGCVGAGIGYTLLFDPTRSAPDAAPTCLLKLTTGLDCPGCGGTRALWYLLHADLPAAARHHVLLVFALPFLAYLFVTWAGRQAFGWRLPELRISNKLIGVFLAAWLAFSVVRNLPWAPFTALYV; the protein is encoded by the coding sequence GTGATCGACGTGACGAGCGTTGACGGGCCGCAGAGCCGGGCCGCCGCGGCGACTGATGCCCCGGCCCATCCCGACGGTGTGGGCGGGCCGTCTGACGGCGCTGTCGCGCCCGACGGCTGGCCGGTGGGGGCGGTGCCGGCCTATCCGGTCCCGCAGCCGGACCGACTGACCCGATTCGTGCTCCGCCTCCAGGAGCGCTCGCCTCGCTGGGCAGTGCCGCTGGCCGCCCTGGGCTGTGTCGGCGCCGGCATCGGCTACACGCTGTTGTTCGATCCGACCCGGTCCGCGCCGGATGCGGCCCCCACCTGCCTGCTCAAGCTGACGACCGGGCTCGACTGTCCGGGCTGTGGCGGCACCCGGGCCCTCTGGTACCTGCTGCATGCGGACCTGCCGGCAGCTGCCCGGCACCATGTCCTCCTCGTCTTCGCGCTGCCCTTCCTGGCGTACCTGTTCGTGACGTGGGCGGGCCGGCAGGCCTTCGGGTGGCGGTTGCCCGAGCTGCGGATCAGCAACAAGCTGATCGGGGTCTTCCTGGCCGCCTGGTTGGCTTTCTCGGTGGTGCGTAACCTGCCCTGGGCGCCGTTCACCGCGCTCTACGTCTGA